One Sediminicola sp. YIK13 DNA segment encodes these proteins:
- the rpsC gene encoding 30S ribosomal protein S3 translates to MGQKTNPIGNRLGIIRGWESNWYGGNDYGDKLAEDDKIRKYVHARLAKASVSRVIIERTLKLVTITITTARPGIIIGKGGQEVDKLKEELKKITDKEVQINIFEIKRPELDANLVAASVARQIESRISFRRAIKMAIAAAMRMNAEGIKIQISGRLNGAEMARSESYKDGRIPLSTFRADIDYALHEAHTTYGRLGIKVWIMKGEVYGKRELSPLVGMSKGQTSGKGGKPEGGKKPRRRK, encoded by the coding sequence ATGGGACAGAAAACAAATCCAATCGGGAATCGTCTAGGTATTATCAGAGGATGGGAATCTAACTGGTACGGTGGAAACGACTACGGAGATAAGTTGGCCGAAGACGATAAGATAAGAAAATATGTTCATGCACGTTTGGCGAAAGCTAGTGTTTCTAGAGTTATTATTGAGCGTACTCTTAAGCTTGTAACTATAACCATTACAACTGCAAGACCAGGTATCATTATCGGGAAAGGTGGTCAGGAAGTAGATAAGTTGAAAGAAGAGCTTAAGAAAATTACGGACAAAGAGGTTCAGATTAACATCTTTGAGATCAAGAGACCAGAATTGGATGCCAATTTGGTTGCTGCAAGTGTTGCACGTCAGATCGAGAGTAGAATTTCTTTTAGAAGAGCAATAAAAATGGCTATCGCAGCTGCAATGAGGATGAACGCCGAGGGTATCAAAATACAGATATCAGGTCGTTTGAACGGAGCTGAAATGGCGCGTTCGGAATCATACAAAGACGGTAGAATTCCATTGTCTACTTTTAGAGCTGATATAGACTATGCATTACATGAAGCACATACTACCTACGGAAGATTGGGTATTAAAGTGTGGATCATGAAGGGTGAGGTTTATGGTAAGAGAGAGCTTTCTCCTTTGGTAGGAATGTCTAAAGGACAGACCTCGGGCAAAGGTGGAAAACCAGAAGGAGGAAAGAAACCACGTCGTAGAAAGTAA
- the rplV gene encoding 50S ribosomal protein L22 codes for MGVRKRQMAERIKAEKKQVAFAKLNNCPTSPRKMRLVADLVRGVQVEKALAILKFNQKEASKRLETLLLSAIANWQAKNEEASIEDADLIVKEVRVDGGSMLKRLRPAPQGRAHRIRKRSNHVTMVLESNNNTQS; via the coding sequence ATGGGAGTTCGAAAAAGACAAATGGCCGAAAGAATAAAGGCAGAGAAAAAGCAAGTTGCATTTGCGAAACTGAACAATTGCCCTACATCACCAAGAAAGATGCGTTTAGTAGCTGATTTGGTAAGGGGAGTTCAAGTTGAAAAGGCTCTAGCTATATTAAAGTTCAACCAGAAGGAAGCTTCTAAGAGATTGGAGACATTATTGCTGTCTGCTATTGCAAACTGGCAAGCCAAAAACGAAGAAGCGAGTATAGAAGATGCTGACCTTATTGTAAAAGAGGTACGAGTTGATGGTGGAAGTATGTTGAAAAGACTTAGACCTGCACCACAAGGAAGAGCGCATCGAATTAGAAAACGTTCCAACCACGTAACAATGGTATTGGAGTCTAACAATAACACACAAAGCTAG
- the rpsS gene encoding 30S ribosomal protein S19 produces MARSLKKGPYVHYSLDKKIQDNVVSGKKSVIKTWSRASMITPDFVGQTVAVHNGKQFVPVFVTENMVGHKLGEFSPTRSFRGHGGTKNKGKK; encoded by the coding sequence ATGGCACGTTCACTAAAGAAAGGACCTTACGTTCACTATAGTCTAGACAAGAAGATCCAAGATAATGTGGTATCTGGAAAGAAATCAGTTATTAAGACTTGGTCTAGGGCTTCAATGATAACACCAGATTTCGTTGGTCAAACAGTAGCAGTACACAATGGGAAACAATTTGTTCCTGTATTTGTAACTGAAAACATGGTTGGTCACAAATTGGGAGAATTTTCACCTACAAGATCTTTTAGAGGTCATGGTGGTACTAAGAATAAAGGTAAAAAGTAA
- the rpmC gene encoding 50S ribosomal protein L29: MKQSEIKELSVEGLKEKLAEYKKQHADLKMAHFVTPLENPLQIRKVRRTVARIATELTKRELQ, encoded by the coding sequence ATGAAACAATCGGAAATAAAGGAATTATCAGTAGAAGGGTTGAAAGAAAAACTAGCTGAGTACAAAAAACAACATGCGGATTTAAAAATGGCCCATTTTGTTACTCCATTGGAGAATCCTCTTCAGATAAGAAAAGTGAGAAGAACAGTGGCAAGAATTGCGACAGAATTAACAAAAAGGGAATTACAATAA
- the rplP gene encoding 50S ribosomal protein L16: MLQPKRTKYRKAQKGRMKGNSGRGHQLSNGMFGIKSLDSDFVTSRQIEAARIAATRYMKREGQLWIKIFPDKPITKKPLEVRMGKGKGAVEYWVAVVKPGRIMFEVGGVTMDIAKEAMRLAAQKLPVKTKFVVARDYSA, encoded by the coding sequence ATGTTACAGCCAAAAAGAACCAAATATCGTAAAGCGCAGAAGGGTCGCATGAAAGGGAACTCGGGAAGAGGTCACCAACTTTCTAACGGTATGTTTGGTATAAAATCCTTGGATTCTGATTTTGTTACTTCACGTCAAATTGAAGCAGCGCGTATCGCGGCTACAAGGTACATGAAAAGAGAAGGTCAATTATGGATTAAAATATTCCCGGACAAGCCTATCACGAAGAAGCCTTTAGAGGTACGTATGGGTAAAGGTAAAGGTGCCGTTGAGTACTGGGTTGCCGTTGTGAAACCAGGAAGAATTATGTTTGAGGTAGGTGGAGTGACTATGGACATTGCTAAAGAGGCAATGCGATTGGCGGCTCAAAAGTTACCTGTTAAGACTAAGTTTGTTGTTGCTAGAGATTATTCAGCTTAA